The following are encoded together in the Pseudodesulfovibrio indicus genome:
- the lgt gene encoding prolipoprotein diacylglyceryl transferase, giving the protein MLQFPQFDPIMISIGPLHLRWYGMMYVFGILSGWLLGRYRATKPWNKMTPPLMDDFITWAILGVVLGGRLGYVLFYNPSYFLSEPLKIFAVWEGGMSFHGGCLGVLLACWLFGRAHDMTFTEVGDFVSPLVPPGLFFGRLGNFINGELWGRYTDLPWAMRFPDAGGLPRHPSQLYEAALEGAVLFAVVWWYSAKPRPKGCVGALFLLGYGTFRFIVEFAREPDRQLGFVALDWMSMGQVLCLPMILFGAGWMLWAYRKSA; this is encoded by the coding sequence ATGCTGCAATTCCCCCAGTTCGATCCGATCATGATCTCCATCGGTCCCCTGCACCTGCGGTGGTACGGCATGATGTACGTCTTCGGCATCCTGTCCGGCTGGCTGCTGGGCCGCTACCGCGCCACCAAGCCGTGGAACAAGATGACCCCGCCGCTGATGGACGACTTCATCACCTGGGCCATCCTCGGCGTGGTCCTGGGCGGCAGGCTGGGCTATGTCCTGTTCTACAACCCGTCCTATTTCCTGTCCGAGCCGCTCAAGATATTCGCTGTCTGGGAGGGCGGCATGTCCTTCCACGGCGGGTGCCTGGGCGTGCTGCTGGCGTGCTGGCTCTTCGGCCGCGCCCATGACATGACTTTCACGGAGGTCGGCGACTTCGTCTCGCCCCTGGTCCCGCCCGGCCTGTTCTTCGGCAGGCTCGGCAACTTCATCAACGGCGAGCTGTGGGGCCGCTATACCGACCTGCCGTGGGCCATGCGCTTCCCGGACGCGGGCGGGCTGCCGCGCCATCCTTCGCAGCTCTACGAGGCGGCCCTGGAGGGCGCGGTGCTCTTCGCCGTGGTCTGGTGGTATTCGGCCAAGCCGAGGCCCAAGGGGTGCGTCGGGGCGCTCTTCCTGCTCGGTTACGGAACTTTCCGCTTCATCGTGGAGTTCGCCCGCGAGCCGGACCGCCAGCTGGGGTTCGTGGCCCTGGACTGGATGTCCATGGGCCAGGTGCTCTGCCTGCCGATGATCCTCTTCGGCGCGGGCTGGATGCTCTGGGCCTACCGCAAGTCAGCGTAG